In Eriocheir sinensis breed Jianghai 21 chromosome 29, ASM2467909v1, whole genome shotgun sequence, a single genomic region encodes these proteins:
- the LOC127004929 gene encoding uncharacterized PE-PGRS family protein PE_PGRS54-like isoform X5, whose translation MLAILTSLFPLLAIASGCGEVGPRAEVVCYSAAPAPPPSLDPCQCTVVVVEGAGLAHDLQLTSDADFTSYTALKTANPRLKIVVSLGGSNVKGETFALLTSSVEAVANFTQGAATFLEAHWLDGIEVDWRWPTNGKDKEDLTTLVKVLRLVLDQKVHNVSRRAVTEAVTEAVTEQQEEEEETTTFTPLQEDDESFGVDYSVLESGSEYEATVQPPVDEEDYLTTITTTTTTTETPTTTTATTIPNSTSSTTTTTPSTSTSSSGWTFERKRGGGRGGRIRGVVRRRPLNQVTPGDEKKDAEDAEDKGRLLMVTLAPNPEYIVKGYDLKELSKVVDYFTLPTHNLTLGEQHVTFHPARLMGVADLQNADSLVDLAAGLGVPLDHLILTVPATAMSFTLQDATLTTPRSPAADTPTYMSYSEACKVMSGGNWTVERDNDLTAPYAFDNLTWVAFDDPSSVKVKSKYALLRGLAGVALRDVDQADHEDTCGYGPYPLLSMIYTTFTELARSPRRTVLNSLVEDLTHSPSVPSDLRTSPFRIVRVVDRSGDITAIREYSSNTRYQCSRQGYYRDPDDCSNFYRCAKFNQYVDDFTVFEYACPRGLVFDDRWEVCAWPSAAPPCDGSSEIFPVPKQKFICPGEGYFTDPENCRWFFACLDHYGNGTYTQYEFRCPFGLAYDEDNYMCNWPWLVNGCGQNGVGYLDLAPGAAPVSVADVTGRRVYGKSIPTQQVPSQSLHGGSGDKAGCKECSGSVELSIGGKGVLSHEKGLIISPTLSNERLSYKVYKESIEFSGEKSQGGFGGSVSGGERSGERSQGGFGGRVSSGDHSGERSQGGSGSGVNAGGVAAVAFGSSLPQGPSFAGAKHTQDTAQHQGGSSGAASDRNAIKTPGTSPGYSYSAPSTAPLPSPVTEGYDNSQPRPSSTRTSSRGRPITSQGQPTGSRSGSGLGTSYSQPAAPSSSTRPSHGSQTSLRPSGGRPSTSRRPVTAAPGSGYSYAKPSVSAKPTPSRGRPTSRRPSSRRPTSSRPSSRRPSTSYPSPAPPTSGYSFPTPSTPFKPFPGEDVSSSSSSEEEPTRTTSSGYSYPTPSTSLTPGGGVTVSGQTPITSRPRVYPTPTPSTGYSHPEPPQSFGTLPPVPSPSGSVETGYRPTISSEESSEEGYSYSTPSRPLTTPRPRPTQPVATRRPRPSRPAATLPPPTTPGYSYEAPSLSFEPVRPFGSSESRETFQGVSDEVGIGATGGYSYQTPANPFLETKQPGFTPARPTPTPGYQTPRPSPTTRPQTPTYETPTRRPTPRPAPIPDSSSSEEGYSYRQPSVIFTVPGSSQSAEHSSSSSSEGGFAGYSYLPPSSDKSFNPFGSLGSGSHESSEGYSATGGSGHFGGSVQPSGGGSIHFGSGGSSHFSFGGSGDSGVSSGYRGSSGSGGQGGSGGSSHFSVGGSGGQSGSSESDEHRGSGSGGSSGFGGSGGQGGSGGSNGYSYSGGSSSFGGSGDGGSSESAEHRGSGGSSGSSHFGVGGSGGYSGSRGSSHFGSGGSGGGSSHFSIGGSGQSGSSGSADSGGSGGSGHVSSGGSRFFGTVGAGSSGSSESDEHGSRGGSSHFGTGGSGGRGGSSGGSSHFTFGGSGDSGSSESTEHRGTGGSSGYSGSNGGGGSRSRGGSGGSSGSSGSGGSGHFSFGGSGSRGGSGGSGGHSGSSESDEHRGSDGSESSGGSSHFSIGGSGGSGGSGGSGDQGGSGGSSGYIYSGGSSQLSFGGSSDSGSSESTEHRGSGGSGHFGGGGSGGSGGLSGSSHFSIGGSGGSGGRGGSGSRGGSRGSSGYSGSGSSGGSGHFSFGGSGHSGSSESDEHRASGGSSHFGGGGSGGSGGRGGSRVNGGRGGSGGSGSGGRGGSSDSGRYSGSSGSGGSGGSAGSSHFSIGGSGGSGGGGGSGGSGGSGGSSHFGGGGSGGSGGSGGSSHFSIGGSSGTGEIGGSGGRGGSGGSRSRGGSGGSGGYSYSGGSSQFSFGGSSDSGSSESTEHRASGGSGHFGGSGSGGSGGSSHFGGAGSSHLSIGGSGGTGGIGGSGGRGGGGGSGSRGSSAASSGYSGGSGSSHISFGGSGDSGSSESDEHRGSGGSGHFGGGGSGGSGGLSGSGGSGSAGSGGYSGSSGSGGSSHFSIGGSGGSGGRGGSGGSRSGGRGVSSGSGGYSGGSGSGGSGGSGGSRGSGGSSHFGGGGSGSSGGLSHFGGGGLGGSGGSGGSSHFSIGGSSGTGGIGGSGGRGGSGGSGGRGGSGGSGAYSYSGGSSDSGSSESTEHRGSGGSGHFGGSGSGGSGGSSHFSIGGSGSSGGGGGAGGLGSGGSVGYSGGSFSIGGSGGSGGSGGRGGSGGSGSGGSSGFGGGSGTGGSGHFSIGGSGGSGGSGSRGGSGGSGSGGSSGFGGSSGTGGSGHFSIGGSGVSGGSGVSGGSGSRGGSGGSGSGGSSGFGGSSGTGGSGHFSIGGSGGRGGSGGSGGGGSSGFGGSSGSGGSGHFGIGGSGGSGGSGGRGGSGDHGRSGGAGGVGNGGSSGYGGSSGSIGRSGGHGGIGGSGGRGGVGGSGGAGSGGSSGFGGSSGSGGSDHFSIGGSGGSGGSGGHGGIGGSGGRGGVGGSGGAGSGGSSGFGGSSGSGGSDHFSIGGSGGIGGSGGRGGVGGSGGRGGSGVSGSSGSGAYSGASGSGGSGHFSIGGSGFGGSGGHSGSSGGGGSGHSGAGGSGGSGGRGGSGGSGGYSGGSGHFGSLGSETRVGTGGSGSSSGGGSRFFGSSGSGDSGSSESAGHGGRGGSGGSGSGVGVGGGYGRGQKVSGSSSRRPLTGGPSLVAKLTGKRHKLERFGPGGRRDFDDTLGPEVCERAGLFRHPDTCDKFYECYWDRWVERFTLHVFDCPIAIVYDSGITACNWPFNGPPCED comes from the exons gTGCTAAGGCTGGTGCTGGATCAGAAGGTACACAACGTTAGCCGACGAGCCGTGACGGAGGCGGTGACGGAGGCGGTGACggagcagcaggaagaggaggaagagaccacCACGTTCACGCCGCTACAGGAGGACGatgagag CTTCGGCGTCGACTACAGCGTCCTCGAGTCCGGATCCGAGTACGAGGCGACGGTGCAGCCCCCTGTGGACgaggag GATTACTTAacaaccattaccacaaccaccaccaccaccgaaacaccaaccaccaccactgcaaccaccatccccaactccacctcctccaccacaaccacaactccATCCACCTCCACAAGCTCCTCCGGCTGGACATTCGagcggaagagaggaggaggaagaggaggaaggataagaggcgTTGTGAGGAGGAGGCCGTTGAATCAAGTTACCCcgggagatgagaagaaggatgCTGAGGATGCTGAGGATAAGGGGAGGCTGCTGATGGTGACCTTGGCGCCTAATCCTGAGTATATCGTGAAGGGTTATGACCTCAAGGAGTTGTCGAA aGTGGTGGACTACTTCACACTCCCCACGCACAACCTGACCCTGGGGGAGCAACATGTGACCTTCCACCCCGCGAGACTGATGGGCGTGGCGGACCTACAGAACGCC GACTCCCTGGTGGACCTCGCGGCAGGACTCGGAGTGCCCCTCGACCACCTGATCCTGACCGTCCCCGCCACGGCCATGTCCTTCACCCTGCAGGacgccaccctcaccaccccccGCTCTCCCGCCGCGGACACGCCCACCTACATGTCCTACTCCGAG gcGTGCAAGGTCATGTCCGGAGGGAACTGGACGGTGGAGAGGGACAATGACCTGACCGCGCCCTACGCCTTCGACAACCTGACCTGGGTGGCCTTCGATGACCCCAGCAGCGTCAAGGTCAAg agCAAGTACGCGCTGCTGCGAGGCCTGGCTGGCGTGGCGCTGAGGGACGTGGATCAGGCAGACCACGAGGACACGTGTGGATATGGTCCATACCCGCTCCTCTCCATGATCTACACCACATTCACTGAG CTCGCTCGGTCACCCCGCCGCACGGTGCTCAATAGTCTGGTGGAGGACCTCACCCACTCCCCCTCCGTGCCCTCAGACCTGCGCACGTCCCCCTTCAGGATCGTCCGTGTTGTGGATAGGTCAGGTGACATCACGGCCATCAG GGAGTACTCGTCAAACACTCGCTACCAGTGCTCGCGCCAGGGATACTACCGCGATCCCGACGACTGCTCCAACTTCTACAGGTGTGCCAAATTCAACCAGTATGTGGACGACTTCACGGTGTTCGAGTACGCATGTCCTCGTGGCCTTGTGTTCGACGACCGCTGGGAAGTGTGTGCCTGGCCCTCGGCGGCACCCCCATGCGACGGCTCTTCCGAGATTTTCCCGGTCCCGAAGCAGAAGTTCATCTGTCCGGGCGAGGGTTACTTTACCGACCCTGAAAATTGCCGGTGGTTCTTTGCATGCCTTGACCACTACGGCAACGGCACCTACACGCAGTATGAGTTCCGCTGCCCCTTCGGCCTGGCTTACGACGAGGACAACTATATGTGTAACTGGCCGTGGTTGGTGAATGGATGTGGCCAGAACGGCGTTGGCTACCTGGACCTTGCCCCTGGAGCGGCGCCCGTCAGTGTTGCCGACGTGACTGGACGTCGTGTGTATGGTAAAAGCATACCAACGCAACAGGTGCCATCGCAGAGCCTCCACGGCGGCAGCGGAGACAAGGCAGGCTGCAAGGAGTGTAGCGGATCGGTGGAACTGTCCATTGGAGGCAAGGGTGTGCTCAGCCACGAGAAGGGCCTCATCATCTCCCCGACCCTAAGTAACGAACGCCTTTCTTACAAAGTTTACAAGGAAAGTATCGAGTTCTCAGGCGAAAAATCTCAGGGTGGTTTTGGCGGCAGTGTGAGCGGCGGAGAACGATCAGGTGAGCGTTCTCAAGGCGGCTTTGGAGGAAGGGTGAGTAGCGGAGACCACTCAGGCGAGAGGTCTCAGGGCGGCTCTGGCAGTGGGGTGAACGCTGGTGGAGTTGCAGCGGTGGCCTTTGGGTCGTCCCTCCCGCAAGGCCCTTCGTTCGCTGGAGCCAAGCACACTCAGGACACTGCACAGCACCAAGGAGGGTCCTCAGGAGCCGCGTCTGACCGCAATGCCATCAAGACGCCTGGAACATCTCCTGGGTACTCTTACAGCGCCCCGTCAACCGCCCCGCTGCCATCCCCAGTCACCGAGGGCTATGACAACTCGCAGCCTCGCCCGTCCTCCACACGCACTTCGTCCCGCGGGCGGCCAATCACGTCTCAGGGGCAACCTACAGGTTCCCGCTCGGGCTCCGGATTAGGAACTTCTTACTCACAACCTGCAGCACCTTCTTCTTCTACCCGACCCTCCCACGGCTCACAGACATCACTGCGCCCCTCCGGTGGTAGACCTTCCACTTCCAGAAGGCCAGTCACTGCAGCGCCAGGAAGCGGATACTCCTACGCCAAACCCTCTGTTTCCGCCAAACCCACTCCCTCTCGTGGCCGACCAACCAGCCGCCGCCCATCCAGTCGTAGACCCACAAGCAGCAGACCCTCCAGTCGCCGACCTTCCACCTCCTACCCATCCCCCGCACCACCCACCTCTGGATACTCTTTCCCCACTCCATCAACACCCTTCAAGCCATTCCCTGGTGAAGACGTGTCATCGTCGTCTTCGTCGGAGGAGGAGCCCACAAGAACAACGTCCTCCGGTTACTCCTACCCCACGCCAAGCACCTCTCTTACTCCCGGCGGCGGAGTCACCGTCTCCGGTCAAACGCCCATCACTTCCCGGCCGCGGGTCTACCCCACGCCCACACCCTCGACGGGATACTCCCACCCCGAGCCACCCCAGTCCTTCGGCACCCTCCCGCCCGTTCCTTCGCCTTCTGGGTCCGTTGAAACTGGGTACCGTCCCACCATCAGCAGTGAAGAGTCCAGTGAGGAGGGCTACAGCTACTCCACACCCAGCCGACCACTCACCACCCCTCGCCCCCGACCCACACAACCAGTGGCCACGCGCCGTCCACGACCAAGCCGACCAGCCGCCACCCTGCCACCTCCAACTACCCCCGGGTACTCCTACGAAGCTCCCTCGCTGTCGTTCGAGCCTGTGAGACCTTTTGGGTCATCGGAGAGCAGAGAGACCTTCCAGGGAGTGTCCGATGAAGTAGGCATCGGGGCCACAGGCGGCTACTCTTACCAGACCCCGGCAAACCCCTTCCTCGAAACCAAGCAGCCCGGCTTTACCCCAGCCAGACCCACCCCGACACCTGGCTACCAAACACCCAGACCTTCACCGACAACACGGCCCCAGACACCCACCTATGAGACTCCGACGAGGAGGCCAACGCCCCGACCAGCCCCGATCCCCGACTCCTCGAGCTCTGAGGAGGGCTACTCCTACCGTCAACCGAGCGTGATCTTTACGGTGCCGGGCAGCTCTCAGTCTGCCgagcactcctcttcctcctcctctgagggTGGGTTCGCTGGCTACTCCTACTTGCCGCCGTCATCAGATAAGTCGTTCAATCCCTTCGGCTCGCTGGGCAGTGGATCTCACGAGAGTAGCGAAGGATACAGCGCGACGGGTGGATCAGGGCACTTTGGTGGATCTGTTCAGCCCAGCGGAGGAGGATCGATCCACTTCGGCAGTGGTGGCTCAAGCCATTTCAGCTTTGGTGGATCAGGAGACAGCGGAGTATCAAGTGGATATCGTGGAAGTAGTGGATCAGGAGGTCAAGGAGGAAGCGGTGGATCAAGCCACTTCAGTGTTGGTGGATCAGGAGGCCAGAGCGGCAGCAGTGAGTCAGACGAACACCGCGGCAGTGGCAGCGGTGGATCAAGTGGATTTGGTGGGTCAGGTGGtcaaggtggaagtggaggatcaAATGGATACAGCTACAGCGGTGGATCAAGCAGTTTTGGTGGATCAGGAGACGGCGGAAGCAGTGAATCAGCAGAACACCGCGGCAGTGGTGGATCAAGCGGATCGAGTCATTTCGGTGTCGGTGGATCAGGTGGATACAGTGGAAGCCGTGGATCAAGCCACTTTGGTAGCGGAGGCAGTGGTGGAGGATCAAGCCACTTCAGTATTGGTGGATCAGGTCAGAGCGGCAGCAGTGGATCAGCAGACAGCGGTGGAAGTGGTGGATCAGGCCACGTTAGCAGCGGTGGATCAAGATTCTTCGGCACAGTTGGAGCAGGCAGTAGTGGCAGCAGTGAATCAGACGAACATGGCAGCCGCGGTGGATCAAGCCACTTCGGTACTGGGGGATCAGGTGGCCGAGGTGGAAGCAGCGGTGGATCGAGTCACTTCACTTTTGGCGGATCAGGCGACAGCGGCAGCAGCGAATCGACAGAACACCGCGGCACTGGTGGATCAAGTGGATACAGTGGAAGCAATGGTGGCGGTGGATCACGGAGCCGAGGTGGAAGTGGTGGATCAAGCGGAAGCAGCGGAAGCGGAGGATCAGGCCACTTCAGTTTTGGTGGATCAGGGAGCCGAGGTGGAAGTGGTGGATCAGGAGGCCACAGCGGCAGCAGCGAGTCTGATGAACACCGCGGCAGTGACGGATCAGAAAGCAGCGGTGGATCAAGCCACTTTAGCATTGGTGGATCTGGAGGAAGCGGCGGAAGCGGTGGATCAGGAGATCAAGGTGGAAGCGGCGGCTCAAGTGGATACATTTACAGCGGTGGATCAAGCCAGTTAAGCTTCGGTGGATCAAGTGACAGCGGCAGCAGTGAATCCACGGAACACCGCGGCAGTGGTGGATCAGGCCACTTCGGAGGCGGTGGATCAGGAGGCAGCGGTGGATTAAGTGGATCAAGCCACTTCAGCATCGGTGGATCAGGAGgtagcggaggaagaggaggatcgggAAGCAGAGGTGGAAGTAGGGGATCAAGCGGCTACAGTGGAAGCGGTAGCAGCGGTGGATCAGGCCACTTCAGTTTTGGTGGATCAGGCCACAGCGGCAGCAGCGAGTCAGACGAACACCGCGCCAGTGGTGGATCAAGCCACTTCGGAGGCGGTGGATCAGGAGGCagcggaggaagag GTGGATCAAGAGTCaacggaggaagaggtggatcaGGAGGATCAGGAAGTGGTGGACGCGGAGGAAGTAGCGACAGTGGAAGATACAGTGGAA GCAGTGGAAGTGGTGGATCAGGAGGCAGCGCTGGATCAAGCCACTTCAGCATTGGTGGATCAggaggcagcggaggaggaggtggatcagGAGGATCAGGAGGCAGCGGTGGATCAAGCCACTTCGGAGGCGGTGGATCAGGAGGCAGCGGTGGATCAGGCGGATCAAGCCACTTCAGCATTGGTGGATCATCAGGAACAGGTGAAATTGGTGGTTCCGGAGGCCGAGGAGGCAGTGGTGGATCACGCAGTCGAGGTGGAAGCGGTGGATCAGGCGGATACAGTTACAGCGGTGGATCAAGCCAGTTCAGTTTCGGCGGATCAAGCGACAGCGGCAGCAGTGAATCAACGGAACACCGCGCCAGTGGTGGATCAGGCCACTTTGGAGGCAGTGGATCAGGAGGCAGCGGTGGATCAAGCCACTTTGGAGGCGCTGGATCAAGTCACTTAAGCATCGGTGGATCAGGAGGAACTGGAGGAATTGGTGGTTccggaggccgaggaggaggtggtggatcaGGCAGTCGAGGAAGCAGTGCTGCATCAAGTGGATACAGTGGAGGCAGCGGATCAAGCCACATCAGCTTTGGTGGATCAGGTGACAGCGGCAGCAGCGAATCGGATGAACACCGCGGCAGTGGTGGATCAGGCCACTTTGGAGGCGGTGGATCAGGAGGCAGCGGAGGCCTAAGTGGATCAGGAGGATCAGGAAGTGCTGGTTCAGGAGGGTACAGCGgaagtagtggcagtggtggatcAAGCCATTTCAGCATCGGTGGATCAGGAGGCagcggaggaagaggtggatcaGGAGGATCCAGAAGTGGTGGACGCGGAGTAAGTAGTGGAAGTGGAGGATACAGTGGAGGCAGTGGCAGTGGTGGATCAGGAGGCAGCGGTGGATCAA GAGGCAGCGGTGGATCAAGCCACTTCGGAGGCGGTGGATCAGGAAGCAGCGGCGGATTAAGCCACTTCGGAGGCGGTGGATTAGGAGGCAGCGGTGGATCAGGCGGATCAAGCCACTTCAGCATTGGCGGATCATCAGGAACAGGTGGAATTGGTGGTTCCGGAGGCCGAGGAGGCAGTGGTGGATCAGGTGGTCGAGGTGGAAGCGGCGGATCAGGCGCATACAGTTACAGCGGTGGATCAAGCGACAGCGGCAGCAGTGAATCAACGGAACACCGCGGCAGTGGTGGATCAGGCCACTTTGGAGGCAGTGGatcaggaggaagtggaggatcgAGTCACTTCAGCATCGGTGGCTCAGgaagcagcggaggaggaggtggagcaggaggattAGGAAGTGGTGGATCAGTAGGATACAGTGGAGGAAGCTTCAGCATTGGTGGatcaggaggaagtggaggatcaGGAGGCCGAG GTGGATCAGGAGGATCAGGAAGTGGTGGATCAAGCGGATTCGGTGGAGGAAGCGGAACCGGAGGATCAGGTCACTTCAGCATTGGAGGatcaggaggaagtggaggatcaGGAAGCCGAGGTGGATCAGGAGGATCAGGAAGTGGTGGATCAAGCGGATTCGGTGGAAGTAGCGGAACCGGAGGATCAGGTCACTTCAGCATTGGAGGATCAGGAGTAAGTGGAGGATCAGGAGTAAGTGGAGGATCAGGAAGCCGAGGTGGATCAGGAGGATCAGGAAGTGGTGGATCAAGCGGATTCGGTGGAAGTAGCGGAACCGGAGGATCAGGTCACTTCAGCATTGGTGGATCAGGAGGCAGAGGTGGATCAGGAGGATCAGGAGGTGGTGGATCAAGCGGATTCGGTGGAAGTAGCGGAAGCGGAGGATCAGGTCACTTCGGCATTGGTGGatcaggaggaagtggaggatcaGGAGGCAGAGGTGGATCAGGAGACCATGGTAgaagtggaggagcaggaggagtaggaaacGGTGGATCAAGTGGATACGGTGGAAGCAGTGGAAGCATTGGTAGATCAGGAGGCCATGGTGGAATCGGTggatcaggaggaagaggtggagtcgGTGGATcaggaggagcaggaagtggTGGATCAAGCGGATTCGGTGGAAGTAGCGGAAGCGGAGGATCAGATCACTTCAGCATTGGTGGatcaggaggaagtggtggatcaGGAGGCCATGGTGGAATCGGTggatcaggaggaagaggtggagtcgGTGGATcaggaggagcaggaagtggTGGATCAAGCGGATTCGGTGGAAGTAGCGGAAGCGGAGGATCAGATCACTTCAGCATTGGTGGATCAGGAGGAATCGGTggatcaggaggaagaggtggagtcgGTGGATCAGGAGGCCGAGGTGGCTCAGGAGTATCAGGAAGTAGTGGATCAGGAGCATACAGTGGAGCCAGTGGGAGCGGTGGATCAGGCCACTTCAGTATCGGTGGATCAGGCTTTGGTGGATCAGGAGGCCATAGCGGGAGCAGCGGTGGAGGTGGATCAGGTCACTCTGGCGCCGGTGGAAGCGGTGGATCAGGAGGACGTGGAGGGAGTGGCGGATCAGGCGGCTACAGCGGAGGATCGGGTCACTTCGGGAGTCTTGGATCAGAAACTCGAGTGGGGACTGGTGGATCAGGGAGCAGCAGCGGCGGTGGATCAAGGTTCTTCGGCTCAAGTGGATCAGGAGACAGTGGAAGCAGTGAATCAGCGGGGCATGGTGGTCGCGGCGGCTCGGGTGGCAGCGGGAGTGGCGTGGGCGTTGGCGGGGGCTACGGGCGTGGTCAGAAGGTGTCGGGGTCAAGCTCCCGGCGACCCCTGACAGGCGGACCTTCACTGGTGGCCAAACTGACGGGGAAGCGACACAAGCTGGAGCGGTTCGGGCCTGGCGGGCGGCGGGACTTCGATGACACGCTCGGCCCGGAGGTGTGTGAGCGCGCGGGTCTCTTCCGGCACCCCGACACATGCGACAAGTTCTATGAGTGTTACTGGGACCGCTGGGTGGAACGCTTTACCCTCCATGTCTTCGATTGTCCCATTGCTATTGTGTATGATTCAGGCATCACCGCATGTAACTGGCCCTTCAATGGTCCACCCTGTGAGGACTAA